The Brachyhypopomus gauderio isolate BG-103 chromosome 1, BGAUD_0.2, whole genome shotgun sequence genome includes the window ATTTCGAAAAGGCGTGCTAGATCACTACCACAGAAGAACGTGCATCTCATTTGTAACATCATTTGTCCGGGCCACATCCTGCATACCAGGTGAAAAAGAACTTTGCTGACCAATCAGGCAGCACTGGTGACAGAACCTGAATGCATCACTGTGTGGTCAGAATGGAATCTGCTCACATGACACAGATGAACTGTAATGGTCTTAATAAAGTGACTAAATCAATACTTTTGACCTCCATCTGACCTGCAGGTTGAAACACACAtggtagcaaaaaaaaaatgttatttgATAAGTGACTATCAAATCAGTCCAGTCTGAACTACATATTAtaaaaatgcatacaaaaaaaaattaacagtGCAAATCATATTTATCACACAATTTTTACAAGAACAAAACCTGTTTGTGGGGAGGTAGCAgaaggggagggaaggaggagaagggaggagcaAATAGGACTGGTTCCTAATAAAACTGAGGGAGCTTGGCATACAGGTTATCACATGATACTGTTCCTCCAATCAGACGCTCTTTTCTCAGCTCCGCCTGGTCCTGGAGTGCTGGATGAGCCACTGTAGTGTGATATCTAGAACACAGAACCATGGAGGAGAACTACGCTTTAGTTAAAGGTTCATTAAAAACTATAGGCAGAAGAATGTCTCTGGTTTATTAAGCTCTATAAAGCAGTGCTGGTTAATTTAGCCTTTCATGCAGAAGAGAGTATATCTGGATTATTAAATcaatatacacaaaagtgaTTACCTTTGGATTATTTAGCCATACATGCTGAAGTTAGTATAAAAGGTTTATTTAGCCTTACAGGATGAAATTAGTATATAGGGTTTATTTAAAGGGCAGAACTGCATCACTGTTTCACCCCAGTACAGTTGGCCTTCACTTTTGTGTATGTTGATATTACTTGATGTTTTGATGCCGTAAGTCAACTAGACTTCTTTTCTGTTTCCTGTCCTGtgacatttttctttttctttagaTGTTTTCATACTTTATTTTCATCAGACAGTGAAGCTGACAATATATGAAACATGCTGACAGGTACATTGTAATAAAACCTAgtatatacataataataattaacTATTATTATGTGTATGACCTTTTTTTATAGCAGAACCCTCTACAGAGAAGCACTAATCAACACAAACAGCTGGGAGGTCCGCTCCAGCATGGGACCCGACTCACCGATGTTGTCCTTCTCCTTACAGGAGATGGAGTAGCAGCAGATCTCTCGGTCCTGGATGGCCGACAGGTTCCTAAGAGGGAGGAGGCATCTCTGTTACTTCAGACCGCATTAAGAATGGGGCAGAAAACATGTGGTTAACAAGGGAATCACTAACGAGGCAGACTCACATCCTCTCGATCAGCTCCTTCTCATCCAGAGCTCCATACAGATCCCTCTTATTGCCCAAAACCAGAACCTGTACAGAATCAGAACACAGCAGTATCAGGATCCGATACTGCTTCTGTTTTTCACATCATGGGCTGAAAAACAGGACTGGTGGTGGATACGCTCCTTTcttccaatgtgtgtgtgtgtgtgtgtgtgtgtgtgtgtgtgtgtggtgtgtgtgtgtaaaagagagaaacaACTCACAGGAATACCCTGTAGCTGTGGTTTGTCTAACAGGTTGTGTAGTTCATTCTTGGAGGCCTCGATCTTCTCTGGATCTGCAGCATCAACCATATAACTGAGAAAGTGAGAAAAtagtggtgttgagggagggGGGCGGCAGTGTTGAGGGAGGGGGGCGGCAGTGTTGAGGGAGGGGGACAGTGTTGAGGGAGGGGGGCGGAGGGGGGCGGCAGTGTTGAGGGAGGGGGGCGGCAGTGTTGAGGGAGGGGGGCGGCAGTGTTGAGGGAGGGGGGCGGCAGTGTTCAGGGAGGGGGACAGTGttcagggagggagggggacagTGTTCAGGGAGGGGGGCGGCAGTGTTCAGGGAGGGGGGCGGCAGTGTTCAGGGAGGGGGGCAGCAGTGTTCAGGGAGGGGGGCAGTGTTGAGGGAGGGGATGTTGAAAGAAAAAGTAAGAATTTCATTAGTAGTGTTCTAGTGACCTACGGTAACAAACACCATAAGATAATCATAACGCAACCCAGCAAGACGATAAGCATAATTACTAGTAAACAGCAttatatactcacactatagcACTGACCCCTCGACAGTACCTCTCCCACATACTGCGGAAGCGGGGCTGGCCTCCAATATCccataactacacacacacacacacacacacacacacattattgatAAAGCCCTCCCATGTATGAGTGAAACATATTGACCGATATGCTCACCTTGATGGTAACATTTCCCTTTGTGATCTTCCTCATGTTGAAACCCACTGTAGGTATCATGTCCTCACTGAACTGAcctgactgcagagagagagagagagagagagagagagagagagagagagagagagagagagagagagagagagagagagaaagagcttcAAGTCTGCTGGCAACAGTTTCTGTGGTAGGACTTTGAACTTTGTAGCCAAAATAGCTTCACAGAACTAAATGTTCAGGAATTGTGGACAGAGAGAAAAATCTGCAATGTGGAATCACAATTTAGTCCAAGATTAGCAGTGTATGTGGAATCAAGAGACGTAAATTATCTGAATCTCGGGCACTGGTAGTGTGTGGTAGACTGTCACACTGACCCCCTGCTTAGGCAAGATACACAGTTTATGACCTAATTGTGTAAATATATTCACAAATGACCTTCCTCTACCAGTGTGTGTCACACTGAAGGAACATTCATTAAGAGGCCCCACTGATcaaaacacacccacactaacTGGTGGTTCGCGTCAGCAATTGGGCTTTAGAAAAAACAGTTCATCCAGTGGGTTAAActacagacagaacagacgtggatcCTGAGCTGCAGTTTAGCTTGTGCACAACTGTGCAGCCACGTGCAACAAACAGCCTGTGAGGGGTAAGCGGAGAGAAGGCGACTGCACAGCAGACGCTAACTGTACACTCGACTGTAACCACTGAGAATAGAAAACAACCGGAGAATACACAACACTGATTTCGCCGATCGTGAGACATAATTAAACGCTGAGACCATTCCGTTTGAAACTATGAGCATCAGGAGAGGTTGCATCTCCACGTCGACTGATGTGTAAGGTCTAAAAAGAAGCTTTAATTCTTATTAATCATAAAAATACACTTAGGGGTAATTGTGAAAAAGCACGCCCTGGTCTGCTGTAAATCGTTGATATAATCCATATGGCACATAGAAG containing:
- the arl8a gene encoding ADP-ribosylation factor-like protein 8A, translated to MIALFNKLLDWFKALFWKEEMELTLVGLQYSGKTTFVNVIASGQFSEDMIPTVGFNMRKITKGNVTIKLWDIGGQPRFRSMWERYCRGVSAIVYMVDAADPEKIEASKNELHNLLDKPQLQGIPVLVLGNKRDLYGALDEKELIERMNLSAIQDREICCYSISCKEKDNIDITLQWLIQHSRTRRS